AATAGGATGAGGACGGCATCTGTGCAGACTAGGGGACAGCTTGATGGGGGAGATACAGCCCCAGCAGGGTGAGGGGGGTATCTACACACCGGAAAAAATGTGGTGTAGATGGGAGATTGGTTACATACAGGGGATTaaccaaatgaatgaaaatatgaagGCCAGTGGAATCCAGGTTTCTCACAATTGGAAAAGGGAGTTACAAACACAGAAAAGGAGAATATTAGCATCAGCTCTATGGTGTGCTGCAATTTGGGAACTGGCTGTATTAGTGTACAgggaggtgtgtgtatgtgtgcacacacatacagaccTGTGTATACATGTATGCATTCCCAACTTCGCCTCCTGAGAGGGCCTGGGGGCAGTGATGTCCCAGTAGCAATGCACAGACTTACCACTCAGATCTTGGCTTTTAGATACCattttccactaaaaggaaccaagattttttagagaaatgtctgctTTCTAAGCACTGGGTCTAAGGACTGGGGGTggaaaagtacaagatgagcctgaaaCACTTTGTGAAAGAAAGTGTTCACTCAACGATGGGGACAGATCAAAAGGATGCAGAAGCCCACTTGAATGGGCTCCCAGGGCCAAATCAGGGATGATTtgaacataaaaattaataatgatactAAGGGATCAAAACCCATTGACTAAAATAGGAAACTACAATTTTATATTgatataaactgaaaaatacataaatggaaaGTTTAATGAGCAACAGGTAACTTACATAGTTTCAAAGTACCTACCTACAAAATGCTTATGAATTACCAAACAAGGGACTTGGCTGTGGAGAGGCCTGGCAGACACCCCTGTGATCAAGTGAACATCTTCAGTACAGGACAAACTGCAATCTTTACCACCAATAGGATGCAAGGAGGAGGGCGTGCCACTTCTGCGACATCTCTGCCAAAGGAAATTGCTGTGATATCCCATTAAATTCATGATCTGGATTTCATCATGAAAATATGCCAAACTCAAACTGAGAGCTATTCTGCAGAATCTTCAAGTGTCAAGGTCACAAAAGTCAAGGAAAGTTGAGGAACTGTTCTAAACTGAAGGAGCCCAAAGAGAATTGACAACTAGATCTGCTTGATCCTTTTGCCATGAAGGTCCTTGTCCGAACAATTAGTGACTCTTGAATTGGGCCTGCCCATTGGATGGTGGCAATGTAACGATGTCAAAATATGCCATGGTATAATGTAGCAGTGTAAAGACCCTGAGTTTCCTGGTGTACTGTAAAAGGGCAGTGTGCTAGAGTACTGCATCTCAAACTCAGGTAcacaaatcacctggggatcttttaaaaatgcagattcagattCAGTTGGTCTGGGTGGAGTGTGAGATTCTGCCTgtctaaccagctcccaggtaAGGTCCATGCTGCTTGCCCGGAGCAGTGATAGTAACAGTCTAGGGAACCCGGGGTGAGTGTTTACTGTTTGCTTCCCAAATACTTACCTTCCTCCTTTTTTGGTCACAGACGCTGGCGTTTCCTTTGGGAACAATCTGCTCCCCTCTGTGTACCAGTTTTGGGTCAGATGGTCCTCAATGCTCAGGCAACAAAGCACGCAACCTGGGCATGATCTGTCCCATACCCTGGCCACTGTGAAAGATTCGAGGCTGGTCCTCAGAGCCAGCCAGGGCCAGTGTGATGCAAGTCTAAGAGGCCCGGCTGAGCTGGCACAGCCTCTACCACCATCATCTTCTGGAGCCTTCCTGGAATTCCAAGCCATACAGTGGCTCGGGACTTGCCTTTTGCCCTCCAACCCCTAAGGCTTCCAAAGCTTTCTGACCCCCACATGTGACTCCACCACATAGTAGCCATGTGACCTTActtattagcaaactgaatttttacctcagtttcctcatctataaaatgggataccACCCACCTCAAAGGGCTGAGAACTGTATACGGTCATCCACATAAATAAAGCGTTTTGAACTCTACCTGGTATActgtagatgttcaataaatttttaattcttccgTTTGGCTTTTGGAGCCCGTGATCCCACACAAAAAGAAAGGATGACATCTCACTGGTAtgtcttagatcattttctgtaTTGAGAGTGCCTTAACACAGTTTGGGGAGCCCCGAAGATGAGGCCAAACATCTCACTAGGCAATGTTATTGTTTCCCCTGGATCCAGTTCTTGCATAGCCTATTCAATTCATACCTAACTTGCTCCCATCCTGCACTGAGTGgcctatataaatacatatgaaaagGAAATCAATTAGCAACATTGTAGGTGTCCCCAAGTTCAGTTTTCCCTTGCCCAGGAACGGCGAGCTCTGGCCCGGGATCACAAATCCCTTTCTACTGTCTTTATTCTACTGCCATCCTGTGGTCAGCCTGTGCCACTGCAGCGCTGCGGGCCCGTGTAGCTGAGCTCCCTGTGCTGTCCTCCTGGTGCCCGGGAAGGGGCTCcttgggaggaaagaaaggagcgCAGTTGAAGGGTCTTCTCAAGTCCCCAGCAGCAGGCCAGAGCCTGGGCATGAATCACCAGTCCTGATCTGATTTCTGTTTGATGAACCTCAGGGCCACGTAGTACAGGATCGTGAAGCCACCACCGATGCCAATGAGGATGAAGCAGATGGCGTAGAGTGGGTGCGAGTTCAGGCCCATGGGACTGAGATCTGGGGACACAGACGTCAGTGAACTCACTGAGAAAACGTTCAGACGGATGTTAGCTATTTAGAGTCGAAGGCCTCAGCTACTTACTACGTCTCCCGGGATAGGGATGGTGAAGTTGCCGACGCCATGTGGTAAGTGTGCCCTTTAAACCGAATCTGCATCAGCCCTTCAAAACACCAGCGGAGAAAGGAGACTTTGGAAATCCAGGCAGGCACTGGAGACAGTGGGAGCCATGTTACTCACACAGGCTAACcacctgctccctgggaagcACTCCTGACCATAGGGCCCTGGCGGCTCTGCCCCAAGGGAAGCAAGGTCCCTGAGGcggcaggagggcagggagagggcgaAAGAGCCAGAGTGACAGCTTGGGACATGGGGTGGAGTACAGGGGGCCAGGTGGCTGTGGGGGTCACCACATGTTGGAAAGGTAACAATTTGAGAGAGTCATTTACGAGGTGTCCCAGCATGTGCTCAGCTTCAAGGAGGCAGAGCCGAGAtttgtgagtctgtgccctgacCCCACGGGAGTATCACAGTGCCCGGAGCAGGAGGAAGGAACAAGCCCAGCCTGGCTGGTCTGGAGAAGGGAGCagctgtgggggcgggggcggaccGCGCCCTACAGAGAAGAGCCACACAGGCTCAGCTATGTGTGCGTGGAGTGTGCTGGGGACTTCAGAAGAGCAAGGTGGGGGCTGCACGGAGTTAGCAGCCCCCCAgagggcttgaaaaaaagcagtGACGTGGATTTGCACCTTACAAAGCGCCCTCTGCATGGGCGAGGGTCGAGAGGGATGCAGTAGGACCAGGGTCACAGAGACCATTGCAGTGGTCTGAGACCTGACGAtaaggccagggctgggggatcAGGCAAGGGAACATTTCAGAAAGATGGGATAGGCAGAACTGACCTGGCTCACTGGTGAATGTGGAGAGTGGGGGAGAGTCAAGGGTGACCTCCAGGTGTCAGCTGGGGGATAAAAGAAGGTGCCATCTGCACCCTCTCATGGAGTCATTCCTTTGACAAGCAGGACAGTTGGCTCCCAGAAAAACCAGGCTTAACTTGGATCTAAATGGTGAGTTCTCATCCCCAGGTGAAAGCAGGCTTCATCCAGCCCCAGAAAGACTCAAAAAGCTTGaccaggggaggggagcaggcctTACCTGTCCACAGGTTGTCCAAGCTTATCATGAAGCCCCCGGTGAGGTAGAAGGAGTTGTAGAGAGCGTTGCCGAAGAAGGAGGATGTGTGGAATGTGGGGAGCAGGGCGGCGGCACCCAGGGCCATGATCCTGCAGCAGAAGACCACCAGCCACACAAGCAGGAAGTGCAGCAGAAAGGGCTCGAGGCTCAGGTGCAGGTGGCCAGCCAGTAGGTGGGCATCCCGTAGATCATGATGTAGACACAATGCTCCGGAAGCTCCCCTAGGATCTGCCAAGAATAGCccttgcaaggatgtggagctaATTGCCTTCACTGtcattgttctttaaatgtttaaagataGTAACCCTCTATGATGCCAATCTTCCCTCCCGCTGATGATCAGGCTGCAGCAGGAGGGCCGGTGGGTGCGAGTGTGGGGCCCTGGAACGTGAGCTCCCTGCTGGTTTCCCCCTGCGGATGCCATGTGCTGCATCTGGGACCATTCAGAGCAGTTTCCCCCAGGGAGGCCATGCGGCCTGGTGACAATGGCAGTGAGGTATCTGTTCTCCTGTTTAAGTCCCCAGCCTGCCTGCCCAGACCTAATAGCTGTGGGGCTTTGAGACCGCTGCataacctctccaagcctccgCTTCCTGGAAATAAGTATAGCAACAGCCGACATGCTTCCTGGAGATGTCGTGAGATCGGAGAGGTGAAGTATGCTGgatgtttccctccctccctccctcccttccttccttccatctgtctctctctttctttctttcttttttaaggtttctgCTGACCAGAAAAGTGTCAGTCCTAGTCCACAGTCCTGGTCTTCtggtaaatgttttaaaaatatcaagccTCTGAAACTCCCCTTGCGAATGTGACATCTGTAACCCCAGATGATGCACGGCCTCCTGGTTCAGCAAAATACTTCTCTGGAGCTTTTGTACAATGCAGTGTAGctttctctgcccctgccccctaccTGGTCACTTGCTCTCAGCCCTGACCAGTCACCTTGGTACAGAAATATGGACCAGCAGTGTAGAGCCCATCTTCCAGTTCATAGTAAAGCATTGCCCTCTCTGAGTGACctaaaaagggggagaaaaggagaatgaaagtGACATTAATTTTCAGTGTTTCTGCTTTTGAGTCTCTCTTAGTACAATTATAAATAGTCATATTGACTaaatgtcttctatttttaaaaagcaggcagAGTTAAACCATCCTAATTTAGATGTTTGTAATTCTGTGACTTGTGCATTGCTGTCAAGTATAATTCCTGCTATAATAGGAATGCCTAAGACTCCTGGGTAATCTGCTTTCATTTGCATACTAATATTAATGTGCGAACTTTAAAAACAATCATCACCTTTTGTTTTGCAATCATGGTGAAACTATTCAGCAAACCCATTCTCCCCAGGAGTTCAGAGGAACATAGGCTGGTTTTGGGCCAGCTCAGAGGGGTGACCAACACCGTGTCCTCTGGCTGTTTCAGGTGTGGGTCACAGAGAGCAAGCCCCACTCACATTTGGCAATGACATCCAGGATCACGTTGAAAGGGATGAGAGCTCCAATCATGAACAAGAGGGCGGCTGTGTCCATGAAGGAGAGCTTGATGGCCCCCTGGCCGTAATAGAGGAACCCAATGACCAGGGACATCAGGCAGGCCTCTGCTCCATGGATGAGGAGAGTTGGCAGGTCTTGGAAGTCGTTGAAAATCTGacgacttaaaaaacaaaagagatgcCAAGGGAACAACATATACCAGCCCTGTCACATGGCAATGTCATTTAATCTCAGCAAGCCTctctcttctcatctgtaaaatgggaatagcaCTACCCCCTCACAAGGACTGTGAGGCTCAAATGAGATCATTGATGAAAGCATCTGTCTCACACTAGGTACACaataaataatttactttatTGTCAACATATCCGCCGTGCAATTTTACTTGAAGAcattatcctaaggaaataaccaATCAGGTATGTAAAGACGTATGTGCAAGGATGGTTGCTGCAGCGTTACTTGCCATAGCAAAAGCCTGAAAAAAATTGAACCATCAATATGCACTTAGCAGGGAAATGAattatggctttttatttttatttatttattttttttaaagattttatttatttgagagagagagaatgagagacagagagcatgagagggaggagggtcagagggagaagcagactctctgccgagcagggagcccgatgcgggactcgaccccgggactccaggatcatgacctgagccgaaggcagtcacttaaccaactgagccacccaggcgtcccgaattATGGCTTTTTAGATTGGAATGCCGAAGAAGACCTAACCAGATGAGAGGCAGAGACCTTTTCTATATGaggccaaaaacaaacaaaaaaatggttaCAGAACCATATGCAAAGTATGATCTCATTTACGTATTAAAACGCTGTGTGCATGGGAATATCTAGAAAGACTCACACCAAACACGTGGGTCTGGTTTTCTCTGAGGGCTGATGTGACAGGTAACCTTCCCTCTCCACTTGGGTTTCTCCTGGATCGTCTGAATTTTTCACCACAATCCTATGTAATTTCTCCAATCATCCGGCCAGTAAGGACATTTTGATattgtttaaagaataaaagtaacaGGAGTGTTCTGTATTGCACAGAGGGCTAGTGCTGGTCTTGGTGATAccggttttttaaaaatgattctacCTCTTGCTTTCTCCTTCAAATTCACTTTAGATAGAAAGGGCTTAATTTGATACAATAAAGACTTGTGGGACAGGGTTGGTGGTAGTGGGATGAAATGGCAGATAATTACCGGATCAGCATGGTGAACTGCTGCACAGGGCTGGGCAGCTCCGTGGGAGTCGGGGGCTGGTCAGTGTCCTGGGGGAGGGCCGGGCTGTCAAGAAGCACAGTGTGTCACGGGGTGTGGGGACGGCTGCCTTCGGCAAGGAGCTCTCCACCCAGAGCCACCCTGGCCTGCCTTACCTCTCCGGGTAAGTGCCCTCACCCAGCTCCCTCGCCTCTGCTCTCCACAGAAAGTCATCGAAGCCACGAACTTTTTCTTGAAACAAAAACGCAAGGGACTGAGCCTTCTCTCTGGTGGCCACTTCCTGCTCTCTGCTTCGCCTATCGATGCTAGTCAAGTCCACTGTAAGGAGAAGATGTGGGGCCATGGGTGGCTGGGTCTCTGTACCTGCTCACAGGTGAGGAGCTTGATGCAAGGCCAGTTCACAATGCCGGTCAGCCCTTGGGGGCTCCAGGATGTGCTCCCCACCCTCTGAGAGTGGACCATGAAGTGatgagcagagcagagagagacagacagacagccagGGCTGGCCTCCCACCCTGCTGGGCCTGGCCACATCCACTTCAGGGGAAAGCCTGCTGCAGGGGAAGGGCAACACCAGAGGCCCTGTGAGCCCTGGCCCCCATCCCAACCCCCAGGCTCATTATGGGGACATCAGAAAGAGCCAAAGATCATGGCACAATTATGCCCTGGCTCCAACTCAAGCCATTTAGGAAGCTTGAGATGAGGACTAAGCCTCCCTGGTGTGCCTGCCCATGGAGAGAAGGTGGGCTGGCCACGAGGTGGTTGGGCAGTCTGGGCACCTGGAAGTTCTAGTTCTCACTGTAAATAGGTAATTTGGCTCCCCAAGCAGCCTGCCTAAAAGGGGAGAATGTTTTGGCTGGAGGGTGAGCTGTCACTGCCCTCCAGGCTGCTCTGCACCCACCTCCACGTTACTTGTGGGGAGCATCTGGGAGCCCCGGCCCCAGCTCTACTCTCATGGGGCTGCTGCAGTGTCAGAAAGGCACACCCACCCAGTCATAACCAGGGCCCACCTGAGCCCAGCTTTACTCCAGGCCGGAGGGTGGCTCACCTCCCACTATTCCTCCTCTTAacctctgtctcttccctcctGCCATTTTCATGACATGTCGCAAGGCAGGATAATGTCTAGGAGGAGTCTTGTAAAACGCAGTATGTCTCCTTAGTGTGCAGGCCTGTAGCTCAGAACACCAGACTCTCTGGGTACTGCCAGGCCCTGTACCCCAGATTGGTAGGTGGTAGGCAAGAGCCCCTTCCCCCACAAAtgataataatataaagaaaaaggtttttttttcaggTCTGTTGTGGACATCTGGCTTCTGGTAACCCCCCTCTGGGGTTACTGCACATTGCTCCCCATGGCCAGGTTGACAGGTGCCCTCTATGTGAGTTCACACAGTGTGAGTGCACAagggctggcaggctggagagaGTGGCCTGTCCTCCTGCGGGAAGGAGGCACGTTGGATGCTGGGAGGAGGACGTGGGCTCAGGGTCAGGAGTCAGGGAGGGGGCCAGATACACTGGCTGCGAGTCCCCATTCTGTGCCTTACAAGTTCTGTGCAAGGGGTTTAACTCTTCAGACTttggtcttctcatctgtaaagatGG
Above is a window of Halichoerus grypus chromosome 10, mHalGry1.hap1.1, whole genome shotgun sequence DNA encoding:
- the ABCG8 gene encoding LOW QUALITY PROTEIN: ATP-binding cassette sub-family G member 8 (The sequence of the model RefSeq protein was modified relative to this genomic sequence to represent the inferred CDS: inserted 4 bases in 4 codons); the protein is MAEAASEERGLWNGAAPQDASGLQDSLFSSESDNSLYFTYSGQSNTLEVRDLSYQVDMDSQVPWFKKLAQFKMPWTSHKASCELGIQNLSFKVRSGQMLAIIGSSGCGRASLLDVITGRDHGGKIKSGQIWINGQPSTPQLVRKYVAHVRQHDQLLPNLSXETLAFVAQLSLPRTFSQAQRDERGDDGMAELRLRQCANTRVGNAYVRGVSGGERRRVRGGVQLLWNPGILILDEPTSGLDSFTAHXLVKTLSRLAKGNRLVLISLHQPRSDIFRLFDLVLLLTSGSTIYLGAAQHVGQYFTAIGHPCPRYSNPADLYVDLTSIDRRSREQEVATREKAQSLAFLFQEKVRGFDDFLWRAEARELGEGTYPESPALPQDTDQPPTPTELPSPVQQFTMLIRRQIFNDFQDLPTLLIHGAEACLMSLVIGFLYYGQGAIKLSFMDTAALLFMIGALIPFNVILDVIAKCHSERAMLYYELEDGLYTAGPYFCTKILGELPEHCVYIMIYGMPTYWLAXLHLSLEPFLLHFLLVWLVVFCCRIMALGAAALLPTFHTSSFFGNALYNSFYLTGGFMISLDNLWTVPAWISKVSFLRWCFEGLMQIRFKGHTYHMXVGNFTIPIPGDVVNLSPMGLNSHPLYAICFILIGIGGGFTILYYVALRFIKQKSDQDW